In Oncorhynchus clarkii lewisi isolate Uvic-CL-2024 chromosome 16, UVic_Ocla_1.0, whole genome shotgun sequence, one genomic interval encodes:
- the LOC139368953 gene encoding brefeldin A-inhibited guanine nucleotide-exchange protein 2-like isoform X2: protein MQQQRLAQQQQHQKQAESTKTKSMFLSRALEKILSDKEVKRSQHSQLRKACQVALDEIKIELEKQKDGSVVPPRANYIEADQYVLPFELACQSKSPRVVSTSLDCLQKLIAYGHITGNASDSSAPGKRLIDRLLETICNCFQGPQTDEGVQLQIVKALLTAVTSPHIEIHEGTVLLTVRTCYNIYLASRNLINQTTAKATLTQMVNVIFSHMETQAAIEAQEKDRLCLPKQNPSPSPGQMSGGSPRSDSTPDLNGTPFPAASTLDLNTINGQPEECKTEEDVTATEEHREDTPPPETPPAVTQSVEEGGGGSELGERGTSGVGQVDSKPTEQPTTDVVEDVAAEPEPQTQTAQAGDHPPHIPPEHPDLMPPTPRTVRNQMNGIMGDHGSVSSTDILDLESMQGVQNAVGFSHILQKDAFLVFRSLCKLSMKPLADGSPDPKSHELRSKVVSLQLLLSVLQGAGPVFRSHEMFVNAIKQYLCVALSKNGVSSVPEVFELSLAIFLTLLSHFKVHLKMQIEVFFREIFLTILETSSSSFEHKWMVIQTLTRICANAQCVVDIYVNYDCDLNAANIFERLVNDLSKIAMGRSGQELGMTPLQELSLRKKGLECLVSILKCMVEWSRDMYVNPNLQANLGQEQPSDGDGAERKLPDQTTSRRGSVSSLDSTMSSSVQSSQPDHPEQYEVIKQQKDVIEHGIELFNKKPKRGVQYLQDQGMLGTTAEEIAQFLHQEERLDTTQVGEYLGENIRFNKEVMYNYVDQLDFCGRDFVSALRAFLEGFRLPGEAQKIDRLMEKFAARYLECNQGQGEFASADTAYVLAFSIIMLTTDLHSPQVKNKMTKEQYIRMNRGINDSKDLPEEYLSSIYHEIAGKKIAMKDSKEHTITPKTSKHSVANEKQRRLLYDVEMEQMAKTAKALMEAVSHAQAPFFSATHLEHVRPMFKLAWTPLLAAFSVGLQDCDDQEVASLCLEGIRCAVRIACIFSMQLERDAYVQALARFTLLTASSSITEMKQKNIDTIKTLITVAHTDGNYLGNSWHEILRCISQLELAQLIGTGVKTRYISGVARDSQAGIKGFPSGGEEFMPLGLGTLVGGPDRRQMAHIQESVGETSSQSVVVAVDRIFTGSTKLDGNAVVDFVRWLCAVSMDELASAHQPRMFSLQKIVEISYYNMNRIRLQWSRIWQVIGDHFNKVGCNPNEDVAIFAVDSLRQLSMKFLEKGELANFRFQKDFLRPFEHIVKKNRSPTIRDMVIRCVAQMVNSQAANIRSGWKNIFSVFHQAASDHDETIVELAFQTTGHIVMITFQQHFAAAIDSFQDAVKCLSEFVCNAAFPDTSMEAIRLIRHCAKYVADRPQALQEYTSDDMNVAPGDRVWVRGWFPILFELSCIINRCKLDIRTRGLTVMFEIMKSYGHTFEKHWWHDLFRVVFRIFHNMKLPEQQTEKHEWMTTTCNHALYAICDVFTQFYEPLSEVLLADIFTQLQWCVRQDNEQLARSGTNCLENLVILNGEKFSPEVWNATCSCMLDIFQTTSPHALLTWRPAGQEEEAGDAKHMDVDFDTQSQNSYDRALSEKGGQSQISTASDDTWKGKPHARMSDQKLFAGLLIKCVVQLELIQTIDNIVFYPATSKKEDADNMAAAQRDALEEAAEEGVPGQGEQGMYRHLSSQHLFKLLDCLLESHTFARDFNSNNEQRTALWRAGFKGKSKPNLLKQETSSLACSLRILFRMYCDWQLQDSWPDIQTRLLLVCSEALSYFISLTSESHREAWTSLLLVLLSRTLRLTDDKFKLHASCYYPQLCEMMQFDLIPELRAVLRRFFLRIGSVFHIAAPEMG from the exons CCACGAGGGAACGGTTCTGCTGACAGTGCGTACCTGTTACAACATCTACCTGGCCAGTCGTAACCTCATCAACCAGACCACCGCCAAGGCTACCCTCACACAGATGGTCAATGTCATCTTCAGCCACATGGAGACTCAGGCG GCTATAGAGGCTCAGGAGAAGGATAGACTATGTCTGCCCAAGCAgaacccttccccttcccctggGCAGATGTCTGGTGGTTCCCCCCGGTCAGACTCCACCCCAGACCTCAACGGGACCCCTTTTCCTGCAGCCAGCACACTGGACCTTAATACCATCAATGGCCAACCGGAGGAGTGCAAGACTGAGGAGGATGTGACTGCTACAGAGGAGCACAGAGAGGACACACCACCTCCAG aaacaccaccagcagtaacaCAGTCagtagaggaagggggagggggatcAGAattaggggagagggggacatcgGGAGTAGGTCAGGTCGATTCAAAGCCAACAGAGCAACCAACGACTGATGTGGTGGAGGACGTGGCCGCAGAACCAGAACCACAGACCCAAACTGCACAAG caggggaccatcCCCCACACATACCACCAGAGCACCCTGATCTGATGCCCCCAACACCCAGGACAGTTAGGAACCAGATGAACGGCATTATGGGTGACCATGGTTCCGTGTCCTCTACAGACATCTTG GATTTAGAGTCCATGCAGGGTGTCCAGAACGCTGTTGGTTTCTCACACATCCTGCAGAAAGACGCCTTCCTGGTCTTCCGCTCCCTCTGCAAACTGTCCATGAAGCCGCTGGCGGACGGATCCCCTGACCCAAA gTCTCACGAGCTGCGCTCCAAGGTGGTGTCCCTGCAGCTGCTGCTGTCTGTGCTCCAGGGGGCGGGGCCTGTCTTCCGCTCCCACGAGATGTTTGTCAACGCCATCAAGCAGTACCTGTGTGTGGCCCTCTCGAAGAACGGTGTCTCCTCTGTGCCAGAGGTGTTCGAGCTCTCCCTCGCCATCTTCCTCACCCTACTCTCCCACTTCAAAGTCCACCTCAAGATGCAGATTGAG GTGTTCTTCAGGGAGATTTTCCTGACCATCCTGGAAACGTCATCCAGCTCCTTTGAACACAAGTGGATGGTCATTCAAACCCTGACACGGATATGTGCAA ATGCTCAGTGTGTGGTGGATATCTATGTGAACTACGACTGTGACCTGAACGCTGCCAACATCTTTGAGCGTCTGGTGAATGACCTGTCTAAGATTGCCATGGGAAGGAGTGGCCAGGAGCTGGGGATGACCCCTCTACAG GAGCTGAGTCTGCGTAAGAAGGGCCTGGAGTGTCTGGTGTCCATTCTGAAATGCATGGTGGAGTGGAGCAGAGACATGTATGTTAACCCCAACCTGCAGGCCAACCTCG gCCAGGAGCAGCCGTCGGATGGTGACGGTGCGGAGCGCAAGCTTCCTGACCAGACGACGTCTCGTAGAGGCAGCGTCAGCTCTCTGGACTCCACCATGTCATCTAGTGTCCAGTCCTCCCAGCCTGACCACCCAGAACAGTATGAGGTCATCAAACAACAAAAGGACGTCATTGAGCACGGCATTGAGCT GTTCAACAAAAAGCCCAAGCGAGGTGTCCAGTACTTACAAGACCAAGGCATGCTGGGAACCACAGCGGAGGAAATCGCCCAGTTCCTGCATCAAGAGGAGCGCTTGGATACG aCACAGGTAGGGGAGTACCTGGGGGAGAATATCCGTTTCAACAAGGAGGTGATGTACAACTATGTGGACCAGCTGGACTTCTGTGGCCGGGACTTTGTCTCTGCTCTGAGGGCTTTCCTGGAGGGCTTCCGGCTCCCTGGAGAGGCCCAGAAGATTGACAGGCTCATGGAGAAGTTTGCTGCCCGATACCTGGAGTGTAACCAGGG ACAGGGGGAGTTTGCCAGTGCAGACACAGCCTACGTCTTGGCCTTCTCCATCATCATGCTGACCACAGACCTGCACAGTCCACAG gtGAAGAACAAAATGACCAAGGAACAGTACATCAGAATGAACCGTGGCATCAACGACAGTAAAGACCTGCCTGAGGAGTACCTGTCCTCCATATACCATGAGATCGCTGGCAAGAAGATCGCCATGAAGGACAGCAAGGAGCACACTATCACACCCAAGACTAGCAAGCACA GCGTAGCCAATGAGAAGCAGCGTCGTCTGCTGTATGACGTTGAGATGGAACAGATGGCGAAGACAGCCAAGGCCCTGATGGAGGCTGTAAGCCACGCCCAGGCCCCCTTCTTCAGCGCCACCCATCTGGAGCACGTCCGGCCCATGTTCAAG CTGGCGTGGACCCCTCTCCTGGCAGCTTTCAGCGTGGGCCTACAGGACTGTGACGACCAGGAGGTGGCCTCTCTGTGTCTGGAGGGGATCCGCTGTGCTGTCAGGATTGCATGCATCTTCAGTATGCAG TTGGAGAGGGATGCGTACGTCCAAGCCTTGGCTCGGTTCACCCTTCTCACAGCCAGCTCCAGCATCACTGAGATGAAGCAGAAGAACATCGACACCATCAAGACCCTTATCACTGTGGCCCACACAGACGGAAACTACCTGGGCAACTCTTGGCATGAG ATCCTGCGGTGTATTAGCCAGCTGGAGTTGGCCCAGCTGATTGGTACGGGGGTGAAGACACGCTACATCTCTGGAGTGGCTCGGGATAGCCAGGCTGGCATCAAGGGCTTCCCTTCCGGGGGAGAGGAGTTCATGCCCCTGGGACTGG GGACCCTGGTTGGAGGTCCAGACCGGAGGCAGATGGCTCATATCCAGGAGTCAGTGGGAGAAACCAGTTCTCAGAGTGTAGTGGTGGCTGTGGACAG GATCTTCACTGGTTCCACAAAGCTAGATGGAAATGCAGTGG TGGACTTTGTGCGGTGGTTGTGTGCGGTCTCCATGGATGAGCTGGCCTCCGCTCACCAGCCGAGGATGTTCAGTCTGCAGAAGATAGTAGAGATATCTTACTACAACATGAACCGTATCCGTCTGCAGTGGTCACGCATCTGGCAGGTCATTGGAGACCACTTCAACAAG GTGGGCTGCAACCCCAACGAGGATGTGGCCATCTTTGCGGTGGACTCTCTGAGGCAACTGTCAATGAAGTTTCTGGAGAAAGGAGAGCTGGCTAACTTCCGCTTCCAGAAGGACTTCCTCCGGCCATTTGAACACATCGTGAAGAAGAACAG GTCTCCCACTATCAGGGACATGGTGATCCGCTGTGTGGCCCAGATGGTCAACTCCCAGGCAGCCAACATCCGTTCCGGCTGGAAGAACATCTTCTCTGTGTTCCACCAGGCCGCCTCGGATCACGACGAAACCATTGTGGAGCTGGCCTTCCAGACCACTGGCCACATAGTCA tgatCACGTTTCAGCAGCACTTTGCAGCAGCCATAGACTCCTTCCAGGATGCAGTGAAGTGTCTGTCTGAGTTTGTGTGCAACGCTGCCTTTCCTGACACCAGTATGGAGGCCATCCGGCTCATCCGCCACTGCGCTAAATATGTCGCAGACCGGCCGCAG GCTCTGCAGGAGTACACCAGTGATGACATGAACGTGGCCCCAGGGGACCGGGTGTGGGTGAGAGGCTGGTTCCCTATCCTCTTTGAGCTGTCCTGCATCATCAACCGCTGCAAGCTGGACATAAGAACCAG GGGTCTGACTGTGATGTTTGAGATTATGAAGAGCTACGGACACACCTTTGAGAAGCACTGGTGGCACGACCTTTTTCGCGTCGTCTTCCGCATCTTCCACAACATGAAGCTCCCTGAGCAGCAGACCGAG AAGCACGAGTGGATGACCACGACCTGTAACCACGCCCTGTACGCCATCTGTGACGTATTCACCCAGTTCTATGAGCCTCTCAGTGAGGTCCTGTTGGCTGACATCTTCACTCAGCTGCAGTGGTGCGTCAGACAAG ATAATGAACAGTTGGCCCGGTCAGGGACTAATTGCCTGGAGAACCTGGTCATCCTGAATGGGGAGAAGTTTAGCCCAGAGGTGTGGAACGCCACCTGCTCCTGTATGCTGGACATCTTCCAGACCACCAGCCCACACGC CCTATTGACATGGCGACCGGCTGGTCAGGAAGAGGAGGCTGGTGATGCGAAACACATG GATGTAGATTTTGACACCCAGTCTCAGAACAGCTATGACAGGGCCCTGTCGGAGAAAGGAGGGCAGAGCCAGATATCCACCGCCAGCGATGACACCTGGAAAGGGAAACCCCACGCCA GGATGTCAGACCAGAAGCTGTTTGCAGGGCTGCTCATCAAGTGTGTAGTGCAGTTGGAGCTGATCCAGACCATTGACAACATTGTCTTCTACCCGGCAACCAGCAAGAAGGAAGACGCAGACAATATGGCTGCTGCACAG AGGGATGCCCTGGAGGAGGCTGCAgaggagggggtccctgggcaaGGGGAGCAGGGCATGTACAGACACCTCTCCTCCCAGCACCTCTTCAAGCTGCTGGACTGCCTGCTGGAGTCGCACACCTTCGCCAGAGATTTCAACTCTAACAACGAGCAGAGGACTGCACTCTGGAGAGCAG GATTTAAGGGGAAGTCGAAGCCCAATCTGCTGAAGCAGGAGACTAGTAGTCTGGCCTGTAGCCTGCGTATTCTGTTCCGCATGTACTGTGACTGGCAGCTCCAGGACTCCTGGCCTGACATCCAAACGCGGTTGCTGCT GGTGTGCAGCGAGGCTCTGTCCTACTTCATCAGCTTGACCTCAGAGAGTCACAGAGAGGCCTGGACCAGcctgctgctagtactgctcAGCAGGACCCTGCGACTGACCGACGATAAG TTCAAGCTTCATGCCTCCTGTTACTACCCTCAACTGTGTGAGATGATGCAGTTTGACCTGATACCAGAGCTCCGTGCCGTCCTGCGACGCTTCTTCCTCCGCATCGGCTCAGTCTTCCACATCGCTGCTCCTGAGATGGGCTAG
- the LOC139368953 gene encoding brefeldin A-inhibited guanine nucleotide-exchange protein 2-like isoform X1, with translation MQQQRLAQQQQHQKQAESTKTKSMFLSRALEKILSDKEVKRSQHSQLRKACQVALDEIKIELEKQKDGSVVPPRANYIEADQYVLPFELACQSKSPRVVSTSLDCLQKLIAYGHITGNASDSSAPGKRLIDRLLETICNCFQGPQTDEGVQLQIVKALLTAVTSPHIEIHEGTVLLTVRTCYNIYLASRNLINQTTAKATLTQMVNVIFSHMETQAAIEAQEKDRLCLPKQNPSPSPGQMSGGSPRSDSTPDLNGTPFPAASTLDLNTINGQPEECKTEEDVTATEEHREDTPPPVFNDPLPETPPAVTQSVEEGGGGSELGERGTSGVGQVDSKPTEQPTTDVVEDVAAEPEPQTQTAQAGDHPPHIPPEHPDLMPPTPRTVRNQMNGIMGDHGSVSSTDILDLESMQGVQNAVGFSHILQKDAFLVFRSLCKLSMKPLADGSPDPKSHELRSKVVSLQLLLSVLQGAGPVFRSHEMFVNAIKQYLCVALSKNGVSSVPEVFELSLAIFLTLLSHFKVHLKMQIEVFFREIFLTILETSSSSFEHKWMVIQTLTRICANAQCVVDIYVNYDCDLNAANIFERLVNDLSKIAMGRSGQELGMTPLQELSLRKKGLECLVSILKCMVEWSRDMYVNPNLQANLGQEQPSDGDGAERKLPDQTTSRRGSVSSLDSTMSSSVQSSQPDHPEQYEVIKQQKDVIEHGIELFNKKPKRGVQYLQDQGMLGTTAEEIAQFLHQEERLDTTQVGEYLGENIRFNKEVMYNYVDQLDFCGRDFVSALRAFLEGFRLPGEAQKIDRLMEKFAARYLECNQGQGEFASADTAYVLAFSIIMLTTDLHSPQVKNKMTKEQYIRMNRGINDSKDLPEEYLSSIYHEIAGKKIAMKDSKEHTITPKTSKHSVANEKQRRLLYDVEMEQMAKTAKALMEAVSHAQAPFFSATHLEHVRPMFKLAWTPLLAAFSVGLQDCDDQEVASLCLEGIRCAVRIACIFSMQLERDAYVQALARFTLLTASSSITEMKQKNIDTIKTLITVAHTDGNYLGNSWHEILRCISQLELAQLIGTGVKTRYISGVARDSQAGIKGFPSGGEEFMPLGLGTLVGGPDRRQMAHIQESVGETSSQSVVVAVDRIFTGSTKLDGNAVVDFVRWLCAVSMDELASAHQPRMFSLQKIVEISYYNMNRIRLQWSRIWQVIGDHFNKVGCNPNEDVAIFAVDSLRQLSMKFLEKGELANFRFQKDFLRPFEHIVKKNRSPTIRDMVIRCVAQMVNSQAANIRSGWKNIFSVFHQAASDHDETIVELAFQTTGHIVMITFQQHFAAAIDSFQDAVKCLSEFVCNAAFPDTSMEAIRLIRHCAKYVADRPQALQEYTSDDMNVAPGDRVWVRGWFPILFELSCIINRCKLDIRTRGLTVMFEIMKSYGHTFEKHWWHDLFRVVFRIFHNMKLPEQQTEKHEWMTTTCNHALYAICDVFTQFYEPLSEVLLADIFTQLQWCVRQDNEQLARSGTNCLENLVILNGEKFSPEVWNATCSCMLDIFQTTSPHALLTWRPAGQEEEAGDAKHMDVDFDTQSQNSYDRALSEKGGQSQISTASDDTWKGKPHARMSDQKLFAGLLIKCVVQLELIQTIDNIVFYPATSKKEDADNMAAAQRDALEEAAEEGVPGQGEQGMYRHLSSQHLFKLLDCLLESHTFARDFNSNNEQRTALWRAGFKGKSKPNLLKQETSSLACSLRILFRMYCDWQLQDSWPDIQTRLLLVCSEALSYFISLTSESHREAWTSLLLVLLSRTLRLTDDKFKLHASCYYPQLCEMMQFDLIPELRAVLRRFFLRIGSVFHIAAPEMG, from the exons CCACGAGGGAACGGTTCTGCTGACAGTGCGTACCTGTTACAACATCTACCTGGCCAGTCGTAACCTCATCAACCAGACCACCGCCAAGGCTACCCTCACACAGATGGTCAATGTCATCTTCAGCCACATGGAGACTCAGGCG GCTATAGAGGCTCAGGAGAAGGATAGACTATGTCTGCCCAAGCAgaacccttccccttcccctggGCAGATGTCTGGTGGTTCCCCCCGGTCAGACTCCACCCCAGACCTCAACGGGACCCCTTTTCCTGCAGCCAGCACACTGGACCTTAATACCATCAATGGCCAACCGGAGGAGTGCAAGACTGAGGAGGATGTGACTGCTACAGAGGAGCACAGAGAGGACACACCACCTCCAG tTTTTAATGATCCACTTCCAgaaacaccaccagcagtaacaCAGTCagtagaggaagggggagggggatcAGAattaggggagagggggacatcgGGAGTAGGTCAGGTCGATTCAAAGCCAACAGAGCAACCAACGACTGATGTGGTGGAGGACGTGGCCGCAGAACCAGAACCACAGACCCAAACTGCACAAG caggggaccatcCCCCACACATACCACCAGAGCACCCTGATCTGATGCCCCCAACACCCAGGACAGTTAGGAACCAGATGAACGGCATTATGGGTGACCATGGTTCCGTGTCCTCTACAGACATCTTG GATTTAGAGTCCATGCAGGGTGTCCAGAACGCTGTTGGTTTCTCACACATCCTGCAGAAAGACGCCTTCCTGGTCTTCCGCTCCCTCTGCAAACTGTCCATGAAGCCGCTGGCGGACGGATCCCCTGACCCAAA gTCTCACGAGCTGCGCTCCAAGGTGGTGTCCCTGCAGCTGCTGCTGTCTGTGCTCCAGGGGGCGGGGCCTGTCTTCCGCTCCCACGAGATGTTTGTCAACGCCATCAAGCAGTACCTGTGTGTGGCCCTCTCGAAGAACGGTGTCTCCTCTGTGCCAGAGGTGTTCGAGCTCTCCCTCGCCATCTTCCTCACCCTACTCTCCCACTTCAAAGTCCACCTCAAGATGCAGATTGAG GTGTTCTTCAGGGAGATTTTCCTGACCATCCTGGAAACGTCATCCAGCTCCTTTGAACACAAGTGGATGGTCATTCAAACCCTGACACGGATATGTGCAA ATGCTCAGTGTGTGGTGGATATCTATGTGAACTACGACTGTGACCTGAACGCTGCCAACATCTTTGAGCGTCTGGTGAATGACCTGTCTAAGATTGCCATGGGAAGGAGTGGCCAGGAGCTGGGGATGACCCCTCTACAG GAGCTGAGTCTGCGTAAGAAGGGCCTGGAGTGTCTGGTGTCCATTCTGAAATGCATGGTGGAGTGGAGCAGAGACATGTATGTTAACCCCAACCTGCAGGCCAACCTCG gCCAGGAGCAGCCGTCGGATGGTGACGGTGCGGAGCGCAAGCTTCCTGACCAGACGACGTCTCGTAGAGGCAGCGTCAGCTCTCTGGACTCCACCATGTCATCTAGTGTCCAGTCCTCCCAGCCTGACCACCCAGAACAGTATGAGGTCATCAAACAACAAAAGGACGTCATTGAGCACGGCATTGAGCT GTTCAACAAAAAGCCCAAGCGAGGTGTCCAGTACTTACAAGACCAAGGCATGCTGGGAACCACAGCGGAGGAAATCGCCCAGTTCCTGCATCAAGAGGAGCGCTTGGATACG aCACAGGTAGGGGAGTACCTGGGGGAGAATATCCGTTTCAACAAGGAGGTGATGTACAACTATGTGGACCAGCTGGACTTCTGTGGCCGGGACTTTGTCTCTGCTCTGAGGGCTTTCCTGGAGGGCTTCCGGCTCCCTGGAGAGGCCCAGAAGATTGACAGGCTCATGGAGAAGTTTGCTGCCCGATACCTGGAGTGTAACCAGGG ACAGGGGGAGTTTGCCAGTGCAGACACAGCCTACGTCTTGGCCTTCTCCATCATCATGCTGACCACAGACCTGCACAGTCCACAG gtGAAGAACAAAATGACCAAGGAACAGTACATCAGAATGAACCGTGGCATCAACGACAGTAAAGACCTGCCTGAGGAGTACCTGTCCTCCATATACCATGAGATCGCTGGCAAGAAGATCGCCATGAAGGACAGCAAGGAGCACACTATCACACCCAAGACTAGCAAGCACA GCGTAGCCAATGAGAAGCAGCGTCGTCTGCTGTATGACGTTGAGATGGAACAGATGGCGAAGACAGCCAAGGCCCTGATGGAGGCTGTAAGCCACGCCCAGGCCCCCTTCTTCAGCGCCACCCATCTGGAGCACGTCCGGCCCATGTTCAAG CTGGCGTGGACCCCTCTCCTGGCAGCTTTCAGCGTGGGCCTACAGGACTGTGACGACCAGGAGGTGGCCTCTCTGTGTCTGGAGGGGATCCGCTGTGCTGTCAGGATTGCATGCATCTTCAGTATGCAG TTGGAGAGGGATGCGTACGTCCAAGCCTTGGCTCGGTTCACCCTTCTCACAGCCAGCTCCAGCATCACTGAGATGAAGCAGAAGAACATCGACACCATCAAGACCCTTATCACTGTGGCCCACACAGACGGAAACTACCTGGGCAACTCTTGGCATGAG ATCCTGCGGTGTATTAGCCAGCTGGAGTTGGCCCAGCTGATTGGTACGGGGGTGAAGACACGCTACATCTCTGGAGTGGCTCGGGATAGCCAGGCTGGCATCAAGGGCTTCCCTTCCGGGGGAGAGGAGTTCATGCCCCTGGGACTGG GGACCCTGGTTGGAGGTCCAGACCGGAGGCAGATGGCTCATATCCAGGAGTCAGTGGGAGAAACCAGTTCTCAGAGTGTAGTGGTGGCTGTGGACAG GATCTTCACTGGTTCCACAAAGCTAGATGGAAATGCAGTGG TGGACTTTGTGCGGTGGTTGTGTGCGGTCTCCATGGATGAGCTGGCCTCCGCTCACCAGCCGAGGATGTTCAGTCTGCAGAAGATAGTAGAGATATCTTACTACAACATGAACCGTATCCGTCTGCAGTGGTCACGCATCTGGCAGGTCATTGGAGACCACTTCAACAAG GTGGGCTGCAACCCCAACGAGGATGTGGCCATCTTTGCGGTGGACTCTCTGAGGCAACTGTCAATGAAGTTTCTGGAGAAAGGAGAGCTGGCTAACTTCCGCTTCCAGAAGGACTTCCTCCGGCCATTTGAACACATCGTGAAGAAGAACAG GTCTCCCACTATCAGGGACATGGTGATCCGCTGTGTGGCCCAGATGGTCAACTCCCAGGCAGCCAACATCCGTTCCGGCTGGAAGAACATCTTCTCTGTGTTCCACCAGGCCGCCTCGGATCACGACGAAACCATTGTGGAGCTGGCCTTCCAGACCACTGGCCACATAGTCA tgatCACGTTTCAGCAGCACTTTGCAGCAGCCATAGACTCCTTCCAGGATGCAGTGAAGTGTCTGTCTGAGTTTGTGTGCAACGCTGCCTTTCCTGACACCAGTATGGAGGCCATCCGGCTCATCCGCCACTGCGCTAAATATGTCGCAGACCGGCCGCAG GCTCTGCAGGAGTACACCAGTGATGACATGAACGTGGCCCCAGGGGACCGGGTGTGGGTGAGAGGCTGGTTCCCTATCCTCTTTGAGCTGTCCTGCATCATCAACCGCTGCAAGCTGGACATAAGAACCAG GGGTCTGACTGTGATGTTTGAGATTATGAAGAGCTACGGACACACCTTTGAGAAGCACTGGTGGCACGACCTTTTTCGCGTCGTCTTCCGCATCTTCCACAACATGAAGCTCCCTGAGCAGCAGACCGAG AAGCACGAGTGGATGACCACGACCTGTAACCACGCCCTGTACGCCATCTGTGACGTATTCACCCAGTTCTATGAGCCTCTCAGTGAGGTCCTGTTGGCTGACATCTTCACTCAGCTGCAGTGGTGCGTCAGACAAG ATAATGAACAGTTGGCCCGGTCAGGGACTAATTGCCTGGAGAACCTGGTCATCCTGAATGGGGAGAAGTTTAGCCCAGAGGTGTGGAACGCCACCTGCTCCTGTATGCTGGACATCTTCCAGACCACCAGCCCACACGC CCTATTGACATGGCGACCGGCTGGTCAGGAAGAGGAGGCTGGTGATGCGAAACACATG GATGTAGATTTTGACACCCAGTCTCAGAACAGCTATGACAGGGCCCTGTCGGAGAAAGGAGGGCAGAGCCAGATATCCACCGCCAGCGATGACACCTGGAAAGGGAAACCCCACGCCA GGATGTCAGACCAGAAGCTGTTTGCAGGGCTGCTCATCAAGTGTGTAGTGCAGTTGGAGCTGATCCAGACCATTGACAACATTGTCTTCTACCCGGCAACCAGCAAGAAGGAAGACGCAGACAATATGGCTGCTGCACAG AGGGATGCCCTGGAGGAGGCTGCAgaggagggggtccctgggcaaGGGGAGCAGGGCATGTACAGACACCTCTCCTCCCAGCACCTCTTCAAGCTGCTGGACTGCCTGCTGGAGTCGCACACCTTCGCCAGAGATTTCAACTCTAACAACGAGCAGAGGACTGCACTCTGGAGAGCAG GATTTAAGGGGAAGTCGAAGCCCAATCTGCTGAAGCAGGAGACTAGTAGTCTGGCCTGTAGCCTGCGTATTCTGTTCCGCATGTACTGTGACTGGCAGCTCCAGGACTCCTGGCCTGACATCCAAACGCGGTTGCTGCT GGTGTGCAGCGAGGCTCTGTCCTACTTCATCAGCTTGACCTCAGAGAGTCACAGAGAGGCCTGGACCAGcctgctgctagtactgctcAGCAGGACCCTGCGACTGACCGACGATAAG TTCAAGCTTCATGCCTCCTGTTACTACCCTCAACTGTGTGAGATGATGCAGTTTGACCTGATACCAGAGCTCCGTGCCGTCCTGCGACGCTTCTTCCTCCGCATCGGCTCAGTCTTCCACATCGCTGCTCCTGAGATGGGCTAG